The uncultured Fretibacterium sp. genome includes a region encoding these proteins:
- a CDS encoding GatB/YqeY domain-containing protein: protein MGKLMRVLMPRVAGRADGSRVKERVTAFFA, encoded by the coding sequence ATGGGCAAGCTGATGCGCGTCCTGATGCCGCGGGTGGCCGGGCGCGCCGACGGCAGCCGGGTCAAGGAAAGGGTTACGGCCTTCTTCGCCTGA
- a CDS encoding amidohydrolase — translation MYEKIRELAHEYGERVVEWRRRIHRQPELSRQEERTSALAAEVLSGLGLEVRSRVGGHGVVGLLRGGGGDGRTVALRADMDALPMREETGLPYASEVDGVMHACGHDTHTAMLLGAACVLSELRDGLRGNVKFIFQPAEELNPTGGAPGMIAAGVLEDPHVDALFALHVWPGYETGHIVARAGPQMGASDRIYLTVEGRTAHGSAPHQGVDAIVIAAQVVSGLQTLVSRTVAPLDSAVVTIGTIWGGYRYNVIADRVELEGTVRTLAPDTQGALPGLIERTTQGIARALGGDCKVTYVKGYPPLVNDPELFRLAARTVRASLGEDSMVELEKPGLGGEDFSFFARERPALMAWLGCRPSGTPPEAMAVLHNTRFAPDEGCFPYGVRFFASCAWDFLNGVI, via the coding sequence GTGTACGAAAAGATTCGGGAGCTTGCGCACGAGTACGGCGAACGTGTCGTGGAATGGCGCCGCAGGATTCATCGGCAGCCGGAGTTGAGCCGGCAGGAGGAGAGGACGTCGGCCCTTGCTGCGGAGGTGTTGTCGGGCCTGGGGCTGGAGGTGCGCTCCCGGGTCGGCGGGCATGGCGTCGTCGGACTGCTGAGGGGTGGTGGTGGAGACGGGCGGACCGTCGCCCTGAGAGCGGATATGGACGCCCTGCCGATGCGCGAGGAGACGGGGCTGCCCTACGCCTCCGAGGTGGACGGCGTGATGCACGCCTGCGGGCACGACACCCACACGGCGATGCTTCTGGGGGCGGCCTGCGTCCTGTCCGAGCTGAGGGATGGGCTGCGGGGGAACGTGAAGTTCATCTTCCAGCCCGCGGAGGAGCTCAACCCCACGGGCGGGGCTCCGGGGATGATCGCGGCCGGGGTCCTGGAGGACCCCCATGTGGACGCCCTCTTTGCCCTGCACGTCTGGCCGGGCTACGAGACGGGCCACATCGTGGCGAGGGCTGGGCCCCAAATGGGGGCCTCCGACCGCATCTATCTGACGGTGGAGGGCAGGACGGCACACGGTTCGGCCCCTCATCAAGGGGTTGACGCCATCGTGATCGCGGCTCAGGTCGTCTCGGGGCTTCAGACCCTGGTCTCCAGGACCGTTGCCCCGCTGGACTCCGCGGTGGTGACGATTGGGACAATCTGGGGCGGGTACCGCTACAACGTGATTGCCGACCGCGTGGAGCTGGAGGGCACGGTGCGTACCCTGGCCCCCGATACCCAGGGTGCCCTTCCGGGGCTCATCGAGCGCACGACGCAGGGAATCGCCAGGGCCCTTGGTGGGGACTGCAAGGTAACTTACGTCAAGGGATATCCGCCCCTGGTCAACGACCCGGAGCTCTTCCGCCTGGCTGCGCGGACCGTTCGGGCCTCGCTGGGCGAGGACAGCATGGTGGAGCTGGAGAAGCCTGGACTGGGAGGCGAGGACTTTTCCTTCTTCGCTCGGGAGCGCCCCGCCCTGATGGCCTGGTTGGGCTGCCGACCCTCCGGGACGCCGCCCGAGGCGATGGCGGTGCTGCACAATACCCGATTCGCCCCCGACGAGGGGTGTTTCCCCTACGGCGTGCGCTTTTTCGCCTCCTGCGCCTGGGATTTTCTGAATGGGGTGATTTAG